Proteins encoded within one genomic window of Ctenopharyngodon idella isolate HZGC_01 chromosome 6, HZGC01, whole genome shotgun sequence:
- the dzip1 gene encoding cilium assembly protein DZIP1 isoform X1, which produces MPFYDNVYYPYPSDPPGTHSSAGIPSLLSSPQSQPSSGSQSRPAASTMSGPLTSSGAATSTSIPPSFKFRARRESVDWRRINAVDVDQVACELDFNALQEHITAVTFCNVEGERCHRCQSPVDPALIKLFRLAQLTVEYLLHSQDCLSASLQAAEERLLTQAREREQLLVQLQKKSQDAKTLKEELKQRKKIIASQQAMFSAGIGANYHKCQHCEKAFMNASFLQSHMQRRHPTEFDIKLMTDNHKKIQTVKLQDEINKLQEQLTLVTSQMETQQKDYTAKQEKELIQRQEEFRRQLEIWKEDEKMQMNSKIDEIKQACQRDMDSMHQKNRNLENELLKLQQKNMQESMQPVLTQPSTSASNEHWQEVVKLQQKLHKQEVKWTGKMQKIKEDHDSEKSLLQEELYKLRSAVSEGREESRRQVQELSHRLQEQQQIIASQNKQMKQISSKPPTITVQREVVAATAPETKAKVVVSEQSNSVHKLDPIVELSEEDKDSSSISESHTESRSWQQEVQELLKNPGLRRDMRLAAQQNLDDRLQSLGIKVGVSGLSKGVYKSTMAQIITDRHKRQEEDPAYRRVQKEINHKLEQRVKERNTEQPAKPKQHEQVVQSRPRSSSFPSTVTRVVSGPAPKQLHTPQPVPRSRTSPLPKTSTPLQHHRTPPFSSDEESSEEEETSEEEPPQTQKKSVLVNSTAVKAQTAKTEQRSTPHTPAVRYAAPVISADRTDVTTLSESDSEWTDGSEMKEINLSQLHKHTDQNGNVEKISHSNVKAIGKSLEKQLATRGPKKPAGGANTFLEKPAAVKNTKQDAKKDLKYTDEDDDDDDWDISSLEDVPTLPKPSQCPVPVIRKSLDKSLDTSTSVWGSSTGKGQKPGLTDAGTGSTLKSSLVTVSDWDDSDEI; this is translated from the exons ATG CCATTTTATGACAACGTTTACTACCCATACCCGTCAGATCCCCCGGGAACTCATTCCTCAGCAGGGATCCCGTCTCTCCTGAGCTCTCCACAGAGTCAGCCCTCATCCGGCAGCCAGAGCAGACCGGCCGCATCCACCATGTCTGGACCGCTTACTTCATCCGGGGCCGCCACCAGCACCAGCATTCCCCCTTCCTTCAAGTTCAGAGCCCGACGTGAGAGTGTGGATTGGCGTCGGATCAATGCCGTGGATGTGGACCAAGTGGCCTGCGAATTGGATTTCAACGCTTTACAGGAGCACATCACGGCGGTGACATTCTGCAACGTGGAGGGCGAGCGCTGCCACCGCTGTCAGAGCCCCGTGGACCCGGCCCTGATCAAGCTCTTCCGGTTGGCCCAGCTCACCGTGGAGTACCTGCTGCACTCCCAGGATTGCCTCAGCGCCAGTCTGCAGGCGGCCGAGGAGAGGCTGCTGACGCAGGCGCGGGAAAGGGAGCAGCTCCTCGTCCAGCTGCAGAAAAAAAGCCAGGATGCCAAGACATTAAAGGAGGAACTGAAGCAGAGGAAGAAGATCATAGCCTCTCAGCAAGCCATGTTCAGCGCAGGGATCGGTGCCAATTACCACAAG tgcCAACATTGTGAGAAAGCCTTCATGAATGCTTCTTTCCTGCAAAGTCACATGCAGCGCAGACACCCTACAGAGTTTGACATCA AACTGATGACagataatcacaaaaaaattcagACCGTGAAGTTACAAGATGAGATCAACAAACTACAAGAGCAGTTGACCCTGGTCACATCCCAAATGGAGACACAGCAGAAAGACTACACTGCTAAACAG GAGAAAGAGCTCATTCAAAGGCAGGAGGAGTTTAGACGACAGCTAGAAATATGGAAGGAGGATGAGAAAATGCAGATGAACAGCAAAATAGATGAAATCAAGCAAGCTTGTCAACGGGACATGGATTCAATGCATCAAAAGAACAGAAACCTAGAAAAc GAATTGCTAAAATTGCAGCAGAAAAATATGCAGGAAAGTATGCAGCCGGTACTGACACAGCCTAGTACATCAGCCAGCAATGAACACTGGCAGGAAGTTGTTAAACTTCAACAGAAACTCCACAAACAA GAGGTGAAGTGGACAgggaaaatgcaaaaaataaaggaGGACCATGACAGTGAAAAAAGTCTG CTTCAGGAGGAGCTATACAAGCTGCGCTCTGCTGTGTCAGAAGGCAGGGAGGAATCACGGAGACAGGTGCAGGAACTGAGCCACAGGCTGCAGGAGCAGCAGCAGATTATTGCCTCCCAAAACAAGCAG ATGAAACAAATCTCGTCAAAGCCGCCAACAATAACAGTTCAGCGCGAAG TGGTTGCTGCAACGGCTCCAGAGACTAAAGCTAAAGTGGTGGTCAGTG AGCAGTCCAACTCAGTCCATAAACTGGATCCAATTGTGGAGCTGTCTGAGGAGGATAAAG ATTCCTCTAGCATCTCTGAAAGTCACACGGAGAGCCGGTCGTGGCAGCAGGAAGTTCAGGAGCTGTTGAAGAACCCGGGTTTGAGGAGAGACATGCGTCTGGCAGCTCAGCAGAACCTTGATGATAGACTGCAGAGCTTAGGCATCAAGGTA GGAGTCAGTGGTCTCTCTAAAGGGGTGTATAAGAGCACCATGGCCCAGATTATCACTGATCGTCACAAGAGACAGGAAGAGGATCCAGCATATCGGAGGGTGCAGAAAGAGATCAACCATAAACTAGAGCAGAGAGTGAAGGAGAGAAACACGGAGCAGCCAGCCAAGCCCAAACAACATGAACAAG TGGTTCAGTCCAGACCCAGATCCAGCAGTTTTCCATCTACAGTAACTCGTGTGGTGTCAGGTCCTGCTCCCAAACAGCTGCACACCCCACAACCAGTCCCACGCAGCAGAACCAGCCCCCTGCCCAAGACCTCCACACCACTACAGCATCACAG AACCCCTCCATTCAGCTCTGATGAAGAGTCGTCCGAGGAAGAGGAGACATCTGAGGAAGAACCTCCTCAAACACAGAAGAAATCTGTCCTGGTCAACAGCACCGCAGTCAAAGCCCAGACTGCTAAAACAGAGCAGCGCTCGACACCTCATACTCCTGCTGTGCGCTACGCTGCTCCCGTGATCAGCGCggacaggacagatgtgaccaCTCTTAGCGAGAGCGACAGCGAGTGGACCGATGGCAGCGAGATGAAGGAGATCAACCTCTCACAGCTGCACAAACACACCGACCAGAATGGAAATGTGGAGAAGATTTCTCACA GTAATGTCAAAGCTATTGGCAAAAGCCTTGAAAAACAGCTGGCGACAAGAGGCCCAAAGAAACCAGCAGGGGGCGCTAATACATTCCTGGAGAAGCCAGCAGCTGTCAAAAATACAAAGCAAGATGCAAAGAAAGACCTAAAG TACACAGATGAagatgatgacgatgatgacTGGGATATCTCCTCTCTGGAGGATGTGCCCACTTTACCCAAACCCAGCCAATGTCCTGTGCCCGTCATCAGGAAGAGTCTGGACAAGAGTCTGGACACCAGCACCAGTGTGTGGGGCTCATCGACGGGCAAAGGGCAGAAGCCAG GCCTCACTGACGCAGGAACCGGCAGCACTCTCAAGAGCAGCTTAGTGACTGTCAGTGACTGGGATGATTCAGATGAGATATAA
- the dzip1 gene encoding cilium assembly protein DZIP1 isoform X3: protein MPFYDNVYYPYPSDPPGTHSSAGIPSLLSSPQSQPSSGSQSRPAASTMSGPLTSSGAATSTSIPPSFKFRARRESVDWRRINAVDVDQVACELDFNALQEHITAVTFCNVEGERCHRCQSPVDPALIKLFRLAQLTVEYLLHSQDCLSASLQAAEERLLTQAREREQLLVQLQKKSQDAKTLKEELKQRKKIIASQQAMFSAGIGANYHKCQHCEKAFMNASFLQSHMQRRHPTEFDIKLMTDNHKKIQTVKLQDEINKLQEQLTLVTSQMETQQKDYTAKQEKELIQRQEEFRRQLEIWKEDEKMQMNSKIDEIKQACQRDMDSMHQKNRNLENELLKLQQKNMQESMQPVLTQPSTSASNEHWQEVVKLQQKLHKQEVKWTGKMQKIKEDHDSEKSLLQEELYKLRSAVSEGREESRRQVQELSHRLQEQQQIIASQNKQMKQISSKPPTITVQREVVAATAPETKAKVVVSDSSSISESHTESRSWQQEVQELLKNPGLRRDMRLAAQQNLDDRLQSLGIKVGVSGLSKGVYKSTMAQIITDRHKRQEEDPAYRRVQKEINHKLEQRVKERNTEQPAKPKQHEQVVQSRPRSSSFPSTVTRVVSGPAPKQLHTPQPVPRSRTSPLPKTSTPLQHHRTPPFSSDEESSEEEETSEEEPPQTQKKSVLVNSTAVKAQTAKTEQRSTPHTPAVRYAAPVISADRTDVTTLSESDSEWTDGSEMKEINLSQLHKHTDQNGNVEKISHSNVKAIGKSLEKQLATRGPKKPAGGANTFLEKPAAVKNTKQDAKKDLKYTDEDDDDDDWDISSLEDVPTLPKPSQCPVPVIRKSLDKSLDTSTSVWGSSTGKGQKPGLTDAGTGSTLKSSLVTVSDWDDSDEI, encoded by the exons ATG CCATTTTATGACAACGTTTACTACCCATACCCGTCAGATCCCCCGGGAACTCATTCCTCAGCAGGGATCCCGTCTCTCCTGAGCTCTCCACAGAGTCAGCCCTCATCCGGCAGCCAGAGCAGACCGGCCGCATCCACCATGTCTGGACCGCTTACTTCATCCGGGGCCGCCACCAGCACCAGCATTCCCCCTTCCTTCAAGTTCAGAGCCCGACGTGAGAGTGTGGATTGGCGTCGGATCAATGCCGTGGATGTGGACCAAGTGGCCTGCGAATTGGATTTCAACGCTTTACAGGAGCACATCACGGCGGTGACATTCTGCAACGTGGAGGGCGAGCGCTGCCACCGCTGTCAGAGCCCCGTGGACCCGGCCCTGATCAAGCTCTTCCGGTTGGCCCAGCTCACCGTGGAGTACCTGCTGCACTCCCAGGATTGCCTCAGCGCCAGTCTGCAGGCGGCCGAGGAGAGGCTGCTGACGCAGGCGCGGGAAAGGGAGCAGCTCCTCGTCCAGCTGCAGAAAAAAAGCCAGGATGCCAAGACATTAAAGGAGGAACTGAAGCAGAGGAAGAAGATCATAGCCTCTCAGCAAGCCATGTTCAGCGCAGGGATCGGTGCCAATTACCACAAG tgcCAACATTGTGAGAAAGCCTTCATGAATGCTTCTTTCCTGCAAAGTCACATGCAGCGCAGACACCCTACAGAGTTTGACATCA AACTGATGACagataatcacaaaaaaattcagACCGTGAAGTTACAAGATGAGATCAACAAACTACAAGAGCAGTTGACCCTGGTCACATCCCAAATGGAGACACAGCAGAAAGACTACACTGCTAAACAG GAGAAAGAGCTCATTCAAAGGCAGGAGGAGTTTAGACGACAGCTAGAAATATGGAAGGAGGATGAGAAAATGCAGATGAACAGCAAAATAGATGAAATCAAGCAAGCTTGTCAACGGGACATGGATTCAATGCATCAAAAGAACAGAAACCTAGAAAAc GAATTGCTAAAATTGCAGCAGAAAAATATGCAGGAAAGTATGCAGCCGGTACTGACACAGCCTAGTACATCAGCCAGCAATGAACACTGGCAGGAAGTTGTTAAACTTCAACAGAAACTCCACAAACAA GAGGTGAAGTGGACAgggaaaatgcaaaaaataaaggaGGACCATGACAGTGAAAAAAGTCTG CTTCAGGAGGAGCTATACAAGCTGCGCTCTGCTGTGTCAGAAGGCAGGGAGGAATCACGGAGACAGGTGCAGGAACTGAGCCACAGGCTGCAGGAGCAGCAGCAGATTATTGCCTCCCAAAACAAGCAG ATGAAACAAATCTCGTCAAAGCCGCCAACAATAACAGTTCAGCGCGAAG TGGTTGCTGCAACGGCTCCAGAGACTAAAGCTAAAGTGGTGGTCAGTG ATTCCTCTAGCATCTCTGAAAGTCACACGGAGAGCCGGTCGTGGCAGCAGGAAGTTCAGGAGCTGTTGAAGAACCCGGGTTTGAGGAGAGACATGCGTCTGGCAGCTCAGCAGAACCTTGATGATAGACTGCAGAGCTTAGGCATCAAGGTA GGAGTCAGTGGTCTCTCTAAAGGGGTGTATAAGAGCACCATGGCCCAGATTATCACTGATCGTCACAAGAGACAGGAAGAGGATCCAGCATATCGGAGGGTGCAGAAAGAGATCAACCATAAACTAGAGCAGAGAGTGAAGGAGAGAAACACGGAGCAGCCAGCCAAGCCCAAACAACATGAACAAG TGGTTCAGTCCAGACCCAGATCCAGCAGTTTTCCATCTACAGTAACTCGTGTGGTGTCAGGTCCTGCTCCCAAACAGCTGCACACCCCACAACCAGTCCCACGCAGCAGAACCAGCCCCCTGCCCAAGACCTCCACACCACTACAGCATCACAG AACCCCTCCATTCAGCTCTGATGAAGAGTCGTCCGAGGAAGAGGAGACATCTGAGGAAGAACCTCCTCAAACACAGAAGAAATCTGTCCTGGTCAACAGCACCGCAGTCAAAGCCCAGACTGCTAAAACAGAGCAGCGCTCGACACCTCATACTCCTGCTGTGCGCTACGCTGCTCCCGTGATCAGCGCggacaggacagatgtgaccaCTCTTAGCGAGAGCGACAGCGAGTGGACCGATGGCAGCGAGATGAAGGAGATCAACCTCTCACAGCTGCACAAACACACCGACCAGAATGGAAATGTGGAGAAGATTTCTCACA GTAATGTCAAAGCTATTGGCAAAAGCCTTGAAAAACAGCTGGCGACAAGAGGCCCAAAGAAACCAGCAGGGGGCGCTAATACATTCCTGGAGAAGCCAGCAGCTGTCAAAAATACAAAGCAAGATGCAAAGAAAGACCTAAAG TACACAGATGAagatgatgacgatgatgacTGGGATATCTCCTCTCTGGAGGATGTGCCCACTTTACCCAAACCCAGCCAATGTCCTGTGCCCGTCATCAGGAAGAGTCTGGACAAGAGTCTGGACACCAGCACCAGTGTGTGGGGCTCATCGACGGGCAAAGGGCAGAAGCCAG GCCTCACTGACGCAGGAACCGGCAGCACTCTCAAGAGCAGCTTAGTGACTGTCAGTGACTGGGATGATTCAGATGAGATATAA
- the dzip1 gene encoding cilium assembly protein DZIP1 isoform X2, producing MPFYDNVYYPYPSDPPGTHSSAGIPSLLSSPQSQPSSGSQSRPAASTMSGPLTSSGAATSTSIPPSFKFRARRESVDWRRINAVDVDQVACELDFNALQEHITAVTFCNVEGERCHRCQSPVDPALIKLFRLAQLTVEYLLHSQDCLSASLQAAEERLLTQAREREQLLVQLQKKSQDAKTLKEELKQRKKIIASQQAMFSAGIGANYHKCQHCEKAFMNASFLQSHMQRRHPTEFDIKLMTDNHKKIQTVKLQDEINKLQEQLTLVTSQMETQQKDYTAKQEKELIQRQEEFRRQLEIWKEDEKMQMNSKIDEIKQACQRDMDSMHQKNRNLENELLKLQQKNMQESMQPVLTQPSTSASNEHWQEVVKLQQKLHKQEVKWTGKMQKIKEDHDSEKSLLQEELYKLRSAVSEGREESRRQVQELSHRLQEQQQIIASQNKQMKQISSKPPTITVQREVVAATAPETKAKVVVSEQSNSVHKLDPIVELSEEDKDSSSISESHTESRSWQQEVQELLKNPGLRRDMRLAAQQNLDDRLQSLGIKGVSGLSKGVYKSTMAQIITDRHKRQEEDPAYRRVQKEINHKLEQRVKERNTEQPAKPKQHEQVVQSRPRSSSFPSTVTRVVSGPAPKQLHTPQPVPRSRTSPLPKTSTPLQHHRTPPFSSDEESSEEEETSEEEPPQTQKKSVLVNSTAVKAQTAKTEQRSTPHTPAVRYAAPVISADRTDVTTLSESDSEWTDGSEMKEINLSQLHKHTDQNGNVEKISHSNVKAIGKSLEKQLATRGPKKPAGGANTFLEKPAAVKNTKQDAKKDLKYTDEDDDDDDWDISSLEDVPTLPKPSQCPVPVIRKSLDKSLDTSTSVWGSSTGKGQKPGLTDAGTGSTLKSSLVTVSDWDDSDEI from the exons ATG CCATTTTATGACAACGTTTACTACCCATACCCGTCAGATCCCCCGGGAACTCATTCCTCAGCAGGGATCCCGTCTCTCCTGAGCTCTCCACAGAGTCAGCCCTCATCCGGCAGCCAGAGCAGACCGGCCGCATCCACCATGTCTGGACCGCTTACTTCATCCGGGGCCGCCACCAGCACCAGCATTCCCCCTTCCTTCAAGTTCAGAGCCCGACGTGAGAGTGTGGATTGGCGTCGGATCAATGCCGTGGATGTGGACCAAGTGGCCTGCGAATTGGATTTCAACGCTTTACAGGAGCACATCACGGCGGTGACATTCTGCAACGTGGAGGGCGAGCGCTGCCACCGCTGTCAGAGCCCCGTGGACCCGGCCCTGATCAAGCTCTTCCGGTTGGCCCAGCTCACCGTGGAGTACCTGCTGCACTCCCAGGATTGCCTCAGCGCCAGTCTGCAGGCGGCCGAGGAGAGGCTGCTGACGCAGGCGCGGGAAAGGGAGCAGCTCCTCGTCCAGCTGCAGAAAAAAAGCCAGGATGCCAAGACATTAAAGGAGGAACTGAAGCAGAGGAAGAAGATCATAGCCTCTCAGCAAGCCATGTTCAGCGCAGGGATCGGTGCCAATTACCACAAG tgcCAACATTGTGAGAAAGCCTTCATGAATGCTTCTTTCCTGCAAAGTCACATGCAGCGCAGACACCCTACAGAGTTTGACATCA AACTGATGACagataatcacaaaaaaattcagACCGTGAAGTTACAAGATGAGATCAACAAACTACAAGAGCAGTTGACCCTGGTCACATCCCAAATGGAGACACAGCAGAAAGACTACACTGCTAAACAG GAGAAAGAGCTCATTCAAAGGCAGGAGGAGTTTAGACGACAGCTAGAAATATGGAAGGAGGATGAGAAAATGCAGATGAACAGCAAAATAGATGAAATCAAGCAAGCTTGTCAACGGGACATGGATTCAATGCATCAAAAGAACAGAAACCTAGAAAAc GAATTGCTAAAATTGCAGCAGAAAAATATGCAGGAAAGTATGCAGCCGGTACTGACACAGCCTAGTACATCAGCCAGCAATGAACACTGGCAGGAAGTTGTTAAACTTCAACAGAAACTCCACAAACAA GAGGTGAAGTGGACAgggaaaatgcaaaaaataaaggaGGACCATGACAGTGAAAAAAGTCTG CTTCAGGAGGAGCTATACAAGCTGCGCTCTGCTGTGTCAGAAGGCAGGGAGGAATCACGGAGACAGGTGCAGGAACTGAGCCACAGGCTGCAGGAGCAGCAGCAGATTATTGCCTCCCAAAACAAGCAG ATGAAACAAATCTCGTCAAAGCCGCCAACAATAACAGTTCAGCGCGAAG TGGTTGCTGCAACGGCTCCAGAGACTAAAGCTAAAGTGGTGGTCAGTG AGCAGTCCAACTCAGTCCATAAACTGGATCCAATTGTGGAGCTGTCTGAGGAGGATAAAG ATTCCTCTAGCATCTCTGAAAGTCACACGGAGAGCCGGTCGTGGCAGCAGGAAGTTCAGGAGCTGTTGAAGAACCCGGGTTTGAGGAGAGACATGCGTCTGGCAGCTCAGCAGAACCTTGATGATAGACTGCAGAGCTTAGGCATCAAG GGAGTCAGTGGTCTCTCTAAAGGGGTGTATAAGAGCACCATGGCCCAGATTATCACTGATCGTCACAAGAGACAGGAAGAGGATCCAGCATATCGGAGGGTGCAGAAAGAGATCAACCATAAACTAGAGCAGAGAGTGAAGGAGAGAAACACGGAGCAGCCAGCCAAGCCCAAACAACATGAACAAG TGGTTCAGTCCAGACCCAGATCCAGCAGTTTTCCATCTACAGTAACTCGTGTGGTGTCAGGTCCTGCTCCCAAACAGCTGCACACCCCACAACCAGTCCCACGCAGCAGAACCAGCCCCCTGCCCAAGACCTCCACACCACTACAGCATCACAG AACCCCTCCATTCAGCTCTGATGAAGAGTCGTCCGAGGAAGAGGAGACATCTGAGGAAGAACCTCCTCAAACACAGAAGAAATCTGTCCTGGTCAACAGCACCGCAGTCAAAGCCCAGACTGCTAAAACAGAGCAGCGCTCGACACCTCATACTCCTGCTGTGCGCTACGCTGCTCCCGTGATCAGCGCggacaggacagatgtgaccaCTCTTAGCGAGAGCGACAGCGAGTGGACCGATGGCAGCGAGATGAAGGAGATCAACCTCTCACAGCTGCACAAACACACCGACCAGAATGGAAATGTGGAGAAGATTTCTCACA GTAATGTCAAAGCTATTGGCAAAAGCCTTGAAAAACAGCTGGCGACAAGAGGCCCAAAGAAACCAGCAGGGGGCGCTAATACATTCCTGGAGAAGCCAGCAGCTGTCAAAAATACAAAGCAAGATGCAAAGAAAGACCTAAAG TACACAGATGAagatgatgacgatgatgacTGGGATATCTCCTCTCTGGAGGATGTGCCCACTTTACCCAAACCCAGCCAATGTCCTGTGCCCGTCATCAGGAAGAGTCTGGACAAGAGTCTGGACACCAGCACCAGTGTGTGGGGCTCATCGACGGGCAAAGGGCAGAAGCCAG GCCTCACTGACGCAGGAACCGGCAGCACTCTCAAGAGCAGCTTAGTGACTGTCAGTGACTGGGATGATTCAGATGAGATATAA
- the dzip1 gene encoding cilium assembly protein DZIP1 isoform X4, whose amino-acid sequence MPFYDNVYYPYPSDPPGTHSSAGIPSLLSSPQSQPSSGSQSRPAASTMSGPLTSSGAATSTSIPPSFKFRARRESVDWRRINAVDVDQVACELDFNALQEHITAVTFCNVEGERCHRCQSPVDPALIKLFRLAQLTVEYLLHSQDCLSASLQAAEERLLTQAREREQLLVQLQKKSQDAKTLKEELKQRKKIIASQQAMFSAGIGANYHKCQHCEKAFMNASFLQSHMQRRHPTEFDIKLMTDNHKKIQTVKLQDEINKLQEQLTLVTSQMETQQKDYTAKQEKELIQRQEEFRRQLEIWKEDEKMQMNSKIDEIKQACQRDMDSMHQKNRNLENELLKLQQKNMQESMQPVLTQPSTSASNEHWQEVVKLQQKLHKQEVKWTGKMQKIKEDHDSEKSLLQEELYKLRSAVSEGREESRRQVQELSHRLQEQQQIIASQNKQMKQISSKPPTITVQREVVAATAPETKAKVVVSDSSSISESHTESRSWQQEVQELLKNPGLRRDMRLAAQQNLDDRLQSLGIKGVSGLSKGVYKSTMAQIITDRHKRQEEDPAYRRVQKEINHKLEQRVKERNTEQPAKPKQHEQVVQSRPRSSSFPSTVTRVVSGPAPKQLHTPQPVPRSRTSPLPKTSTPLQHHRTPPFSSDEESSEEEETSEEEPPQTQKKSVLVNSTAVKAQTAKTEQRSTPHTPAVRYAAPVISADRTDVTTLSESDSEWTDGSEMKEINLSQLHKHTDQNGNVEKISHSNVKAIGKSLEKQLATRGPKKPAGGANTFLEKPAAVKNTKQDAKKDLKYTDEDDDDDDWDISSLEDVPTLPKPSQCPVPVIRKSLDKSLDTSTSVWGSSTGKGQKPGLTDAGTGSTLKSSLVTVSDWDDSDEI is encoded by the exons ATG CCATTTTATGACAACGTTTACTACCCATACCCGTCAGATCCCCCGGGAACTCATTCCTCAGCAGGGATCCCGTCTCTCCTGAGCTCTCCACAGAGTCAGCCCTCATCCGGCAGCCAGAGCAGACCGGCCGCATCCACCATGTCTGGACCGCTTACTTCATCCGGGGCCGCCACCAGCACCAGCATTCCCCCTTCCTTCAAGTTCAGAGCCCGACGTGAGAGTGTGGATTGGCGTCGGATCAATGCCGTGGATGTGGACCAAGTGGCCTGCGAATTGGATTTCAACGCTTTACAGGAGCACATCACGGCGGTGACATTCTGCAACGTGGAGGGCGAGCGCTGCCACCGCTGTCAGAGCCCCGTGGACCCGGCCCTGATCAAGCTCTTCCGGTTGGCCCAGCTCACCGTGGAGTACCTGCTGCACTCCCAGGATTGCCTCAGCGCCAGTCTGCAGGCGGCCGAGGAGAGGCTGCTGACGCAGGCGCGGGAAAGGGAGCAGCTCCTCGTCCAGCTGCAGAAAAAAAGCCAGGATGCCAAGACATTAAAGGAGGAACTGAAGCAGAGGAAGAAGATCATAGCCTCTCAGCAAGCCATGTTCAGCGCAGGGATCGGTGCCAATTACCACAAG tgcCAACATTGTGAGAAAGCCTTCATGAATGCTTCTTTCCTGCAAAGTCACATGCAGCGCAGACACCCTACAGAGTTTGACATCA AACTGATGACagataatcacaaaaaaattcagACCGTGAAGTTACAAGATGAGATCAACAAACTACAAGAGCAGTTGACCCTGGTCACATCCCAAATGGAGACACAGCAGAAAGACTACACTGCTAAACAG GAGAAAGAGCTCATTCAAAGGCAGGAGGAGTTTAGACGACAGCTAGAAATATGGAAGGAGGATGAGAAAATGCAGATGAACAGCAAAATAGATGAAATCAAGCAAGCTTGTCAACGGGACATGGATTCAATGCATCAAAAGAACAGAAACCTAGAAAAc GAATTGCTAAAATTGCAGCAGAAAAATATGCAGGAAAGTATGCAGCCGGTACTGACACAGCCTAGTACATCAGCCAGCAATGAACACTGGCAGGAAGTTGTTAAACTTCAACAGAAACTCCACAAACAA GAGGTGAAGTGGACAgggaaaatgcaaaaaataaaggaGGACCATGACAGTGAAAAAAGTCTG CTTCAGGAGGAGCTATACAAGCTGCGCTCTGCTGTGTCAGAAGGCAGGGAGGAATCACGGAGACAGGTGCAGGAACTGAGCCACAGGCTGCAGGAGCAGCAGCAGATTATTGCCTCCCAAAACAAGCAG ATGAAACAAATCTCGTCAAAGCCGCCAACAATAACAGTTCAGCGCGAAG TGGTTGCTGCAACGGCTCCAGAGACTAAAGCTAAAGTGGTGGTCAGTG ATTCCTCTAGCATCTCTGAAAGTCACACGGAGAGCCGGTCGTGGCAGCAGGAAGTTCAGGAGCTGTTGAAGAACCCGGGTTTGAGGAGAGACATGCGTCTGGCAGCTCAGCAGAACCTTGATGATAGACTGCAGAGCTTAGGCATCAAG GGAGTCAGTGGTCTCTCTAAAGGGGTGTATAAGAGCACCATGGCCCAGATTATCACTGATCGTCACAAGAGACAGGAAGAGGATCCAGCATATCGGAGGGTGCAGAAAGAGATCAACCATAAACTAGAGCAGAGAGTGAAGGAGAGAAACACGGAGCAGCCAGCCAAGCCCAAACAACATGAACAAG TGGTTCAGTCCAGACCCAGATCCAGCAGTTTTCCATCTACAGTAACTCGTGTGGTGTCAGGTCCTGCTCCCAAACAGCTGCACACCCCACAACCAGTCCCACGCAGCAGAACCAGCCCCCTGCCCAAGACCTCCACACCACTACAGCATCACAG AACCCCTCCATTCAGCTCTGATGAAGAGTCGTCCGAGGAAGAGGAGACATCTGAGGAAGAACCTCCTCAAACACAGAAGAAATCTGTCCTGGTCAACAGCACCGCAGTCAAAGCCCAGACTGCTAAAACAGAGCAGCGCTCGACACCTCATACTCCTGCTGTGCGCTACGCTGCTCCCGTGATCAGCGCggacaggacagatgtgaccaCTCTTAGCGAGAGCGACAGCGAGTGGACCGATGGCAGCGAGATGAAGGAGATCAACCTCTCACAGCTGCACAAACACACCGACCAGAATGGAAATGTGGAGAAGATTTCTCACA GTAATGTCAAAGCTATTGGCAAAAGCCTTGAAAAACAGCTGGCGACAAGAGGCCCAAAGAAACCAGCAGGGGGCGCTAATACATTCCTGGAGAAGCCAGCAGCTGTCAAAAATACAAAGCAAGATGCAAAGAAAGACCTAAAG TACACAGATGAagatgatgacgatgatgacTGGGATATCTCCTCTCTGGAGGATGTGCCCACTTTACCCAAACCCAGCCAATGTCCTGTGCCCGTCATCAGGAAGAGTCTGGACAAGAGTCTGGACACCAGCACCAGTGTGTGGGGCTCATCGACGGGCAAAGGGCAGAAGCCAG GCCTCACTGACGCAGGAACCGGCAGCACTCTCAAGAGCAGCTTAGTGACTGTCAGTGACTGGGATGATTCAGATGAGATATAA